The Cryptococcus deuterogattii R265 chromosome 4, complete sequence genome segment CAACACTCGTCATCAATTCCAGTTGCACGGATAACGTACGCAGTGAAATCGGCACTACCGGTAACGGCTCGAGAAGTATCAAGTGAAATCTTGGATGACCACACAGCACCCTTGTGCCCTAGATATATATTAGCATATAACCGGATCAAAGTCATGGTAACATACCGATAAAAGTACCAATCCAATCTCCCAACCAACTTCGAAGCATGGGATTTCCATCCTTACACGCTGAGATCAAGAGATATGTTCCGTCGTCAAGCCTGGTGATACGTCAGTCTTGTACTAAAAGTCTACATAATCATCGATCACGCACACGTTTGAGAATTGGAGATGTGTGACAGGTCTAGTGTGACCAGAGCACAATAGTGGCTGGACCTTGATGGCTTCATGTGACTGAGATGAGGGGACAGAACCAGAACGAGATTGAACGGAAAGCTGCGCTTGCTGGGGCGGAGCGTATTGCCCAACGACAGGGTTGGGGTTAAGAGAGGGCGGAAGACCCGAGTAGCCGTTGCTGTATCCCTGCATCGTTGCTATTGCAGTGAATTCTCTAGATTGGGTTTTGAGTGATGCACTATATTGATTTTGCTTCGCAAGTATAAAGGAGGTCTTTGTGACGTAAAAGGAGACGCAGTTACACCGTCAAGGTTGCGCGTGGAGTATCGTTTCGATCGGGTTGATATGTTCTAGATTGTCGTTCAGTCGTTATTGATAGAGTGGCAATGAAATAGAGCACTAATAGTATGAGAGATATGTGTTATTGCGGGTATGAGTGACAGCTGAAGTGATTAGAGGTGAGTGTGGGATCTAGAGCGCGCGTGGGATGACTGAAAAGCGAGGAGGTGGAGCGGAAGGCGGATGTGAACGGAGTGCGGGGGTGATGGAGGTGTAGATGAAGGTTTTGGGGGGAAAGAGGGCAAAAAGAGTTGGTGAGGTTGAAATGTACAAAGCATGAGGGATAAACAATAGTGGGTCGTGATCGAGTGGAGACAGACAGACACGAAGCAGGCGTGACGCGTACAGTGCCACTCAAATTTAACGCCGAAATCGCCGAAACGCTCTTATGTTCTCTATCTTTCAGCACTTCATACAAATATACACCGTAATCAACAAATAAACCTTTCGGGATCAATATATACCCCCTTAAAACTACTACAGACCCAGTACTCATCCGACTCCGTCTTGCAAAATGAAGCTCGTCAGGTATGTACATTTCCATTTTTCATCGGGAATGCCTTCAGGGAGACTAATTCGTACCCGCTTTAGGTTTTTGATGAAGCTCAATAACGAGACGGTCACGATCGAGCTCAAGAACGGGACTGTCGTCCACGGTACCATTACTTGTAAATAGACGCCTTTCCTGTCCAAGAAGAACGTCCCATGCTAAACGTGGACCGCAGCCGTGGATCCTCAAATGAACACCCACCTCAAGTCTGTTAAGCTCACTCTCCGGTCTCAACCTTCATCCCAACCACCGTTGTCCCTAGACTCTATAGCCATCCGAGGAAATAATATTCGATACTTCATCCTCCCCgactctcttcctcttgatACTTTGTTGGTGGACGACGCGCCTaagcccaagaagaagaaggaaggagctGCGGCTAGGGGAGCTAGAGGAGCGGCCAGAGGAGCCAGAGGAGCCAGGGGCGGTGGTCGAGGTGCACCTAGGCCCAGAGGAAGGGGTTTCTAGGGTGTTGAAGGACGAATAGGAAAGTGAATGGAGCGTTGTTATTCATACATTCGGCATTGCTATGCAGGTGACTGCAAGTTTGCTCATTGTTTGTTGGGTCAGTTTGTGACGGCAAGGTACGCTTACTGAATTATAGGATCATGAAGAAATTACCAATTAGAACAGGAAATCTCTACTGCGTCAACAGCGGTTTCAGCTTCCCATTTAGACTCATCCATCGACGTAAGGTTTACAACAACGTCCGAGCTACCGTACAGACACAATTACTTTGCGCGAGAACCCTAGCTATGGATGGCAACCGAATAAATCCAGTTTACAAGCTATTCAGTCTTTTGCTACCTAATCATAAGGGAGATATGAGCTATAAACGTTCATCGCCGGTCGTCCAACGAGGTGGATATACAGCTCATTTGATCCCTTCTCAATGGCACCTTGCTTTCGCAAGATAGACTATTTCCGCGATGGACTTGCCTTCCCTACACAGGTTCGATGATGAATTTATCAGTTTGGGCAGCCACTCTAGAATAATCAGCGGACGAATTTGACTAGAACGGCCGCAACTCGCATTTCATAACGATGATGGCTTCGTCGTCCGGAATACGGTAATATACCAGTGTGGAGCCTGTCATCCAAGTTAACGTCCTGCTCAATCTCCAAGCTCTCATCCAGCAATTTTGCGGTGTTCCCTGACGATCTTTAAAACCTGGCGCTTTTTTGCTGCGGATTTACCATTCGCATCAATACCGTTAAATCTTGCgcttccttccctcagCGACGGTACCGACGATGATACCGGCGTGAAAAGAGTTGGTGACGGAGCAGACAATGAcgatgtcgaagaagacaCTGagttcttgttcttgcttGGCCAGTTCAACGACCCAGTTTGTAAAATCCAGTCCACCGAGCGAGTGGTCAGACTCACTAGCAGGGAAGTAGTTGATTCTCTGTCTGTCAAGCACTATTGTCGTTAGggcagatgaaggtgtACTACGGTTTGCCGCCCTTGTCTTCCACGTCCTTGAAAGCATCTTCGGCAGCCTTCTTATGTCCGATATTAAAAGTCTCCTAGTAAAGCCTAACGTCCGCAGCCCATTAatcggaagagaaggatgctGCCAGTCTCAGAATAAAGAGGAGGGTCGGTAGGGaacatcttctcttgcGCTTTGACGGCCATTGATCAAAGAAAATGTCAGTCAAACCATCAGGTAATCACTGATAGGGTATATAGCTGTGCACCTTTGGATCCGGAAGCGGCGATCACAGCGATCGCCACCCTGGTATGGTTGGACCGCACAACACCGATAAAGACTAAAGTATCACAATTTTTAGCCTTTGCATCCGCCACAAGGTATTCCCACTGCTGAGCTTCATTTAGTGTTCGGGCCAAGTAGTTCATACTAGAAAGTGATTACATACCTTTCAGGCTCTGTTACATCCGTAGGCCAAACTGGAGTTGCAGTTTTGGTGCAGCAACGCGGCTGGGGAAGGCACGAGTCGGGAGAAAGACCAAACTAAAACAATCCCTATAAGCATCTAAGcatctcccttcccaccaCGGAATGGCATAGGATTGGATAGTGGACAGTAGGGGAACTTATCCTTGGGGTAAAACTTTGGTGAGGTGAGCAAGCTTTGACATTTTACTTTTGACGATGGATTGCCTAGTATGGAAGACATTTAGGAATGGAAAGTTGGGCTTTATGGAAGATAGTTAGAGGGACGAAGGAAGGATTAACCACTCCCAATGGCCATGCGTCATCCACATGCTCTGGCTGTTCAGATGGATATAGATagctgagaaggaagtcGAGGAACGAACGAATGAGACTATCGGCATACTTGGCCAAGCACGGTCATCAATCCACAGAAAATCACCGACCTCGGCAACTTACTGGAATAGATAACGTTTGTTCCTGTCTCCGTCAAAATGGGCGCTTGCCTCTTATGCATGGGTGCTCATGCATATTGCCTTCTAAAAACAGGTACTAGCGCTGATCTTCGTGAGGTATCTAGAATGTAATGGGGGCATTTGAAGTGTAATGATGATAAGGAGATAATGTGGTGCGATTCGGAAAGTTATTGGTTATTATAATATaatgcttttttttttccatctcaCTTTCGCTTTTGGAGGACTGGTCTGCCTAAATGTGATTGTATGCTACAGCAACTGTTTTCGCCTTGGCTAATCCATTGCGACTGATAACTGGGCTGTAGGTTTGCTGtttccttcgtctttgTTTCTTAGTTTTGCTAACCTTGTCGATGTCGATCAACTCAATTTTGGTGACTAttcttttgtctttcttttccttttcgtcTAGACCATATTTAGAGTACTTTTTGTTGAGACTAATTGCGAGCTGGTACAATTATGCCATCATCCTTAACCACTTGTTCAGCCGCTTTTGtcatccatcctcaacTGACATCGTGCCCAATAAGTTATCTGGGACGGACTCGGGCGTTTCGGGAGGACTGTAATCGTATCTTTCAATGTTGATATTCTGAAGTTCTTGGCCTCTTTCAACTGGCTTCTACTCGTGATGAAGTGACGGTGTTAGTCAATCTGTTTCTAGCCTGTTACAACCTCCAAAAGGGGCCAACCGGGAAATCAATAGAACTTGGGAGGATAAGTGTGTACTTGTGTTTGTTGACGAGCATGAACGTTGAAGGGCCCGAAGACGACCGGGGCATAGTATTTCAGCTACGCAGAGTGGTTTGAAACAAATGCTGGATCGGTCAATTATTTTTGGCTTGTACAGAAAGCTGAGTCCAGGTATGTTGTTTACCTGTGACGTAACCGCACTTGGGCTTGAGACATCCATTTACCTGCTATACAGCTGTTTcgttctttctccctttttgGTCTTTTAATCAACTCCCTTCTCTCACCTGCACCATGCCAACGTTCCATACCCGAGCCCGCCACATCCTTACCAACTATCGTCCGCTGCTCCTCTCGTTCGGCTTTACCGCTGTTCTTCCCCTGCGCTCCCTCGcgctcttctccaccacaGCCGGGAAAGCTGCAGAAGCAAAATGTACCAGATACTTGTATCGTAAACCGGGACCAATGGCGATGAGGGAAAGTCCTTGGCCCGTTATCTTTCTGAGAGCAAAGGGTCTgggggtggaagaagaaggagagtaAGTTTATTTCGTAAGATCGCAACTTTCAATAGCTGCATGTTTCGGTTGAAGTCATCAtaagagaagaaaattTAGCTGATGCGATCTGGAATTTCATGTAGATGGGCAGACTGGTCCGGCATGTTTGCCGAAAGGGGATACACTTCCATCGAAATCGACATCACTGCCCCATCCCctcaatcccttccttccgGTGAATCCCCCTTCCAACAAATGACCACcgccctttcttcccagGTACGCCTCTCGGCCATACCTTTTCCACCTATCATTTTTGCGCGAGGGATCTCAACCCTGCTAGCCCAGGCCTTTATCGAAGATTTTCCGGCAAGTGGGTTAGTGTTGGTTGATCCGTTGCCGGATGAGGATCCTCGAGCTGTCGGGCagggaggggagaaggaaaatggggGTGGTTTGGCTGATTGGGCGGTGGGTGGTAACAAgggaggatgggaatggcCCAAGTTCAAATATGAGCCTCATTTCCCCATCTTGTTGATCACTTCCCAAACTCGGATGACAGCGTTATCGACAAGTAACAGGCTGGTGCGTGATCATGTGAGAGAGAACCCGAACAGGCATGGGTGGTTAGGTGGGCGAAGCGGCAAGGGGCTGGAGCTGGTGGTGACGGATGGGTTGAAAAATGGGGGTTTGTCAGAAGGGTCGAGGTtagaggtggagaggtggatggaTAGGTCAGGTTTTTAAGAATGAAtattgaaaagaaaagcgTTGCTTGCACGATATGCATGATTGCTACAAGGTCATTCGAAACTAACAAATACACGCTATCTAAGATCAAATgcacttcttccctccttgtTCTATAATTTACCACCCTCCAACAcgccctccttcttcccaccatGCATCCTCAAACCCATCAAAGactccaccttcctcctgctccaCGGCGTACGTCTCCACGctcatatcctccttcacctcttgTGGTGTGTCTTCGTGCCAGTTCAAATCCAAACACATCCCTCTCGCAGTCCCATCATACACAAACGAGTGTGCGTAGTTAAGTAATGGTGAGCTAGAGTAGTCTTCGGACATGCGGCGGACGAATTTAAAGAGGTCGCCTTTTGAGAGACGCGCTCCGCCGAGATGCTTTAGTAGGTTCGAGTGGACAAAGAGGGGCGGTGGGCGGGAGAAACCTTCAGGTGTGGCCAGGTCATATTGCAGGACAGAGCTATGGAAAGTCGAGGTAGTTAGAGACATTACAAGTAGTGAAGAGTTAATAAACGACTTACTGTCCACAGAAACGTTCGTCCTGGAATGTATTCCGAATCCCCACAGTACTCATCCACCTTGGCGACACGCCAAAGTCGATATTTAACATTCTCCACGCCCACCTAAACGTATCCTTGTCCCCTCCGCACATATGGAACCAGAAATCCCTATCCCGCATCATCCCAGCAGCGATGATGAGCGCCGCAAGGTTCATGCCATCGTTGCCCGCTTTGTCCACCACAATCTGCCCACTTTCAAATGTCCAAAGATCCAAGGAACATGTTTCGCCTACCAGGCGCCAGATGGCATTGTCGGGATGATCTTTGGAGAGATCAGGCCAGAAAACTGCTCGACCAGAGGAAGTGTAGATGGGAGCATCGAACAGATGTGAAGGAGAACGAAGCGGGGTGTTGTCAGAGTCGAGATAGAGAATTTCACGGAACGAGGATTGGACGAGAGCAAGGCCTTTAATCTGCCAGTTCTGTGTGAAGACACTTGTTCAGAAGCGCTTCTTCAAGGGATATTAAGCAGTTAACTTACTTTCCATACACCGGCAACCTTTTCAAGCCCCTTCGCCTCTCTTAATGTGGCTCCAAGCGACTCGATCTCTTTCCGCTGTTCCTTATCATGAAGCTCGTCCGAATAGTGGAACACTTCGATGGGAAGATCGACGCCTAGTCTTCGAAGATGCTTGATAGCGGTAATTGTTCGGAGAGTCGTGTCCTGTTCTGGCGTTAGCGATAAGGTTTCCCATCACCAATTACGCCAGAACAACGTACTTGGTTACCACCTGTCAAAACAATCCCTCTCCGCTTCCCTGTCTCCCCCTCCTGACCCAGTACTTGTTCACCCCTCTCCACTGCTTCACTCAAGTACCTGACAACATCCGCTCGCCGTCTCACAATCTCCGCTtcatcaacctcatccCTCCAGAACCAGCCATCGCCAGCATACTGATCAGGATTTACAAGTTTATCACTCAACTCTGATGGGCAACCCTCCAAATTTGCTTGTGATGCGGCCGAGTGAGAAAGAACGGGTCGTGAGAGGAACGATACGAGGCGAGAATTGAGAGCGTAGAGTTTTGGTGAGGCACGTAGTGATCGGGGAAGTTTCAGATCAGGGAATTCGGAAGCGTAGGCTTTTGGCAAAAGTGGGAGCGGCTGGCTATCGAgctcatcttttccttctccaataGATCCGTGCGGTGTTGCCCATTTGTCAGATTGGGATGACCATGAAGATGGcaggagagagatggatgagtcGGCAGGTGTGAGAAAGTAAAGAGTGATtagagagaaaaaaatgagGACGGCGTAGCCTAGTGGTGTCGGGGTATAGTTACGGCGAAGCATTGACGCTTCTTCACCAGATATGGGAAT includes the following:
- a CDS encoding small nuclear ribonucleoprotein D1, with amino-acid sequence MKLVRFLMKLNNETVTIELKNGTVVHGTITSVDPQMNTHLKSVKLTLRSQPSSQPPLSLDSIAIRGNNIRYFILPDSLPLDTLLVDDAPKPKKKKEGAAARGARGAARGARGARGGGRGAPRPRGRGF